One part of the Rutidosis leptorrhynchoides isolate AG116_Rl617_1_P2 chromosome 1, CSIRO_AGI_Rlap_v1, whole genome shotgun sequence genome encodes these proteins:
- the LOC139851567 gene encoding cypmaclein-like, which yields MVALVGEFNGQIPHMMQTNTSGDINSSLQDIDCGERCDARCSKASRSKMCLRACKTCCERCHCVPPGTYGNYDTCACYANMTTHGGRRKCP from the exons ATGGTGGCCTTGGTTGGTGAATTTAATGGTCAAATACCACAT ATGATGCAGACAAACACAAGTGGTGATATAAACTCTTCGCTGCAAGACATAG ATTGTGGAGAAAGATGTGACGCGCGGTGTAGCAAAGCCTCCAGATCAAAGATGTGTCTAAGGGCATGTAAAACATGTTGTGAACGTTGTCATTGTGTTCCGCCGGGCACTTATGGTAACTATGATACTTGTGCGTGTTACGCTAACATGACTACACATGGAGGTAGGCGTAAATGCCCATAG